The genomic window TTCGCCCGTTGGGCTCACTACACTTGCCCCTTCGGGGACCTACCTATGGCCGACCTATCCGCCCCTGATTCACCTCCCCACCGCCCCCGAAAAGGAGGCCGGAAGGCTAGCCCACTAGCCGAAAAACAGCGCCACGTCGTGAGCGTTCGGCTGACCGACGCCGAGCACGAGCGCCTGACCCAGGAAGCCGAACGGTACCAGCTGAGCCAGGGCGAAGTGCTGCGGTCGGTGTGGCGGAAACAGAACACGGCCACGAAACTGCAGGCCCCGCCGACCCCGGAGGAAGCGCGGCAGCTGGCGCAGCTGGCCGGCATGGCGGCGAACCTGAACCAGCTCACCAAGCTGGCCCACTTGGGC from Hymenobacter sp. J193 includes these protein-coding regions:
- the mobC gene encoding plasmid mobilization relaxosome protein MobC: MADLSAPDSPPHRPRKGGRKASPLAEKQRHVVSVRLTDAEHERLTQEAERYQLSQGEVLRSVWRKQNTATKLQAPPTPEEARQLAQLAGMAANLNQLTKLAHLGQDQRTGATTVLGQMHHLLKRLTGEAV